A section of the Dehalobacter sp. DCM genome encodes:
- a CDS encoding polyprenyl synthetase family protein, with translation MITGAGINSEMQQLLISSLNAEYTDEKSFRWANFTLLACDYAKGNTMSALSAAIAMELFATAADIFDDIQDQDNDELPWRKISNAQALNLGLCFLMLSDKALSAVEDPQLYRLSKHVLNQTGLVACDGQFRETLYEESSRISLQQYFELVEQKSGALMSCAFQLGALFAGVSDSVLNGFGQVGIYYGIMNQIRNDLRDFLNFSKKRDFFNNTKTLPFTYLLSVLQEEKAVRFSHLAAKARQGRGAFGEKEQNDVMRLFHEEGVTPYCQVMYEKFKQKVLGVMEEFPADAVRKEKMIKLVVE, from the coding sequence ATGATCACTGGAGCAGGAATCAATTCCGAGATGCAGCAGCTGCTCATCTCTTCCCTGAACGCAGAATACACGGATGAAAAGTCATTCCGGTGGGCAAATTTCACTCTGTTAGCCTGTGACTATGCCAAAGGGAATACAATGAGTGCATTGTCCGCAGCTATTGCAATGGAATTATTCGCAACGGCTGCGGATATCTTTGATGATATTCAGGATCAGGATAACGATGAGCTTCCTTGGCGTAAAATCTCCAATGCCCAGGCATTGAATCTAGGCCTTTGTTTTCTTATGCTCAGTGATAAAGCACTGTCTGCTGTTGAAGATCCCCAGTTGTATCGATTAAGTAAACACGTTCTGAATCAGACAGGTTTGGTTGCGTGTGACGGACAATTCAGGGAGACTTTATATGAAGAGAGCAGTCGTATTTCACTGCAGCAATATTTCGAATTAGTAGAGCAAAAATCAGGAGCCCTTATGTCCTGTGCTTTTCAGCTTGGGGCACTGTTTGCCGGCGTCTCTGATTCGGTGCTTAACGGCTTTGGCCAAGTCGGTATATATTATGGAATAATGAATCAAATACGGAATGATTTACGGGATTTCTTAAACTTCTCGAAGAAAAGAGATTTTTTTAACAATACAAAAACACTTCCGTTTACGTATCTGTTGAGCGTTCTACAAGAAGAAAAGGCCGTTCGCTTCAGTCATCTCGCGGCAAAAGCGCGTCAAGGACGAGGGGCGTTTGGTGAAAAAGAACAAAACGACGTGATGCGTTTATTTCATGAAGAAGGGGTTACCCCTTATTGTCAGGTTATGTATGAGAAATTTAAGCAAAAGGTGCTGGGAGTAATGGAAGAATTCCCGGCTGACGCAGTAAGAAAAGAAAAGATGATTAAACTTGTTGTGGAGTAA
- a CDS encoding cyclic nucleotide-binding domain-containing protein — protein MQDEILSSLSKVTILDGLSTHELFELKKDFQWETFTKEAIIIEEGQKAQFLYLLVEGQVEINSRNQDYNTPQTFGPGQVFGDLSLVTGSASFYTAHCLEPCRFLRMTAEDFARMLLRWPRIYQTIIIQLSEYLNEANQMLSEKKYKEVLSSVIKLTEHQERYYGIWGSVRTTSEVEQTIEKLVNRVGNLLIRGERGTGRQMIAWHAHQRLFGETAPFVVVDGRRFEQQWEGLLSKTGTYSADSSGMPHYSLFDIALGGTIFIHDIDQISIAGQLKLAELLQYHKNKNFIIGSIQTTTSGEGQVVPELQSCFMHTHYVKPLRERKRDIPIITQGILEMLAQRNKRVLPSLTPEAMQLLLSHHYRQGNVNELIQVIERAFFLALEDVIGLEQIFFGPTSEKIGRKINLLQWSFFNKFFKESSGILWLRRISAVLFIVIIVGMITPLPISPELKVLALIWGLWWPIIAVVSPFLGRIWCTVCPFSTIMDFFQNRFHPKRTLPAVIVKYDYLIVSILFVLIFWIEVVSHMRYNLLYTGILLIVIQLAAICVSILYPRHNWCRHFCPLGGFIGVASIGSFMEVRADATVCLNKCTTLECYVGKGDIKGCPMSQHLPYLDNNLDCKLCFNCLRICPHHSVQVNIRIPAREVWHLTRINQGYVVFIGVILFILFPLNYFESLREVWSADKWLMWFSAAYITCALLGGVCGWWIGRPFKTKGASTRIKLVFAVIPLVIAGHIIYQARFIPGIDTIVLGLGSITANGFQSVFVPVLQVFQVSAALIGLLISVPAILIVLYRRKK, from the coding sequence ATGCAAGACGAGATACTCAGTTCCCTTTCAAAGGTTACCATCCTCGACGGATTATCTACACACGAATTATTCGAGTTGAAGAAAGACTTTCAATGGGAGACCTTTACTAAAGAGGCTATTATTATTGAAGAAGGTCAAAAAGCCCAGTTTTTATATTTACTTGTGGAAGGCCAGGTTGAAATAAATAGCCGGAACCAGGACTATAACACGCCGCAAACCTTTGGGCCCGGTCAGGTGTTTGGTGATTTGTCGCTGGTAACAGGCAGTGCTTCTTTTTATACCGCACATTGTCTTGAACCATGCCGATTTCTGCGAATGACCGCAGAAGACTTCGCGCGGATGCTGTTGCGTTGGCCCCGGATTTATCAGACGATCATCATTCAGCTAAGTGAATATCTTAACGAAGCAAACCAAATGCTTTCTGAAAAGAAGTATAAAGAAGTATTAAGCTCCGTTATCAAGTTGACCGAACATCAAGAAAGATATTACGGTATATGGGGCAGTGTTCGGACAACGTCCGAAGTGGAACAAACAATAGAGAAGCTTGTCAATCGGGTAGGGAATTTACTTATCCGGGGAGAAAGGGGAACCGGGCGACAAATGATTGCGTGGCATGCGCATCAGCGGCTTTTCGGTGAAACTGCCCCTTTTGTTGTTGTTGATGGCCGACGCTTTGAGCAGCAATGGGAAGGACTGTTATCGAAGACAGGGACATATAGCGCGGATTCATCAGGTATGCCGCATTACAGTCTATTTGATATCGCTTTAGGTGGAACCATATTTATTCATGATATTGATCAGATTTCTATTGCCGGGCAGCTTAAATTAGCAGAGTTGTTACAGTACCACAAGAACAAGAATTTTATTATTGGAAGCATTCAAACCACAACATCCGGTGAAGGACAAGTCGTTCCGGAATTACAATCATGCTTTATGCATACACATTATGTCAAACCGCTGCGCGAACGGAAACGCGATATACCGATTATAACCCAGGGAATCCTGGAGATGCTGGCACAAAGGAACAAACGCGTTCTCCCTTCCCTGACGCCGGAGGCAATGCAGCTGTTACTCTCGCACCACTATCGGCAAGGCAATGTCAATGAACTGATTCAAGTGATTGAGAGGGCTTTCTTTCTTGCATTGGAAGATGTTATTGGTCTGGAACAAATTTTTTTCGGACCGACATCAGAGAAAATCGGCCGAAAAATTAACTTGCTGCAATGGTCATTCTTTAATAAATTCTTTAAAGAAAGCTCCGGCATTCTGTGGCTTCGGAGAATATCAGCCGTCTTATTTATCGTGATTATTGTGGGGATGATCACCCCTCTGCCTATTTCGCCTGAGTTAAAAGTGCTGGCCCTGATCTGGGGACTATGGTGGCCGATTATCGCTGTTGTATCGCCTTTTCTGGGCAGAATATGGTGCACGGTATGTCCGTTTTCAACCATTATGGACTTTTTTCAAAACAGGTTTCATCCTAAACGTACGTTGCCTGCTGTCATTGTGAAATATGATTACTTAATTGTAAGTATCCTCTTTGTCCTTATTTTTTGGATCGAAGTTGTGAGCCATATGCGGTATAACCTGCTTTATACGGGAATATTACTCATCGTCATTCAGCTGGCCGCGATATGTGTCAGTATACTTTATCCGAGGCACAACTGGTGCCGACACTTCTGCCCCTTGGGTGGTTTTATCGGGGTTGCATCCATTGGGTCTTTTATGGAAGTGAGAGCAGACGCGACAGTCTGTCTGAATAAATGTACCACCTTGGAATGCTATGTCGGCAAAGGCGATATCAAGGGCTGTCCCATGTCCCAACACCTTCCTTATCTGGACAATAATCTCGATTGTAAGCTTTGCTTTAACTGCTTGCGTATTTGTCCCCATCATTCCGTTCAAGTGAATATTCGGATCCCCGCTCGTGAAGTATGGCATCTTACACGGATAAACCAAGGGTATGTGGTCTTTATCGGCGTAATCCTTTTCATTTTATTCCCGCTGAATTATTTTGAATCTCTCCGTGAAGTTTGGTCTGCAGATAAATGGCTTATGTGGTTCAGTGCAGCGTACATAACGTGCGCTCTGTTGGGGGGAGTATGCGGTTGGTGGATCGGAAGACCATTTAAAACCAAAGGGGCCTCAACCAGAATTAAACTGGTTTTTGCTGTCATACCATTGGTTATAGCAGGTCATATCATTTATCAGGCACGTTTCATTCCCGGAATTGACACAATTGTTCTTGGGCTGGGCAGTATAACGGCTAATGGATTTCAGTCAGTGTTTGTCCCGGTACTTCAAGTGTTTCAAGTCAGTGCGGCATTGATTGGATTACTTATTAGCGTACCTGCAATTTTGATCGTCTTATATAGAAGGAAGAAATAA
- a CDS encoding glutaredoxin family protein — MQLQLYYFDGCIYCQKVIRFIEQKNIPITYKNIHKEPDAYQELMRIGGKNQVPCLFIDGKPLYESNEIINWLRTN, encoded by the coding sequence ATGCAGTTACAGTTGTATTATTTTGATGGATGTATCTATTGCCAAAAAGTGATTCGATTTATTGAGCAGAAAAATATCCCGATAACCTATAAAAATATTCATAAAGAACCGGACGCCTATCAGGAACTCATGCGGATTGGCGGCAAGAATCAGGTTCCATGTTTATTTATCGACGGCAAGCCCCTCTATGAATCCAACGAAATTATTAACTGGTTGAGGACGAATTAA
- a CDS encoding ABC transporter permease has product MGTLFYNKVGFITLLGREIQRFMKVPIQTILAPLISNILYLGIFGGMLRTQQVGIEGVNYLQFLVPGLASMGAIFAAFQNPSFSLVSQKFQNTLQDMNSYPISNAEISLAFILGGTFRGILVGIMTYVSTIVFIGMQLEHPWLFLMALAATSFFFASLGLICGLVLDNFEKMNFVLAIVITPLAYLGGVFFEIAKLPGILSAIRFINPIYPLVSITRAAYLGLYEGSIVVHIALTAVMMLASFLAAIILFNKGVGIKIR; this is encoded by the coding sequence ATGGGCACACTGTTTTATAATAAAGTGGGTTTTATTACCCTTCTGGGCAGAGAGATTCAGCGATTTATGAAGGTTCCGATCCAAACGATACTGGCGCCGCTTATCTCCAATATCCTGTATTTGGGTATTTTCGGCGGTATGCTCAGAACCCAGCAGGTGGGGATTGAGGGTGTCAATTATCTGCAGTTTCTGGTACCGGGCCTGGCTTCCATGGGGGCCATCTTTGCTGCCTTTCAGAATCCGTCGTTTTCGTTGGTATCTCAAAAGTTCCAGAATACGCTCCAGGACATGAACAGCTATCCGATCTCAAATGCAGAAATATCACTGGCGTTTATTCTCGGGGGGACGTTTCGCGGTATTTTAGTCGGTATTATGACTTATGTGTCTACGATCGTTTTCATCGGTATGCAGTTAGAACATCCGTGGCTATTTCTCATGGCGTTAGCTGCGACCTCATTTTTTTTCGCTTCTTTGGGACTCATTTGCGGATTGGTTCTGGATAATTTTGAAAAGATGAATTTTGTCTTGGCTATCGTGATTACGCCTCTGGCGTATTTAGGCGGCGTATTTTTTGAAATCGCGAAATTGCCTGGTATCTTATCGGCCATCCGTTTTATCAACCCGATCTATCCCCTGGTCAGCATCACGCGTGCCGCATACTTAGGCCTGTATGAAGGCAGTATCGTCGTTCATATTGCCTTAACCGCGGTTATGATGCTGGCGTCTTTCCTGGCCGCAATCATCCTTTTCAATAAAGGGGTCGGCATAAAAATCCGCTGA
- a CDS encoding glutathionylspermidine synthase family protein — MSTEQLFEKYQQRVLANADTYIASYKQVFEEVAHSVAEYKDKPVEFLYQPMFLTETDIRRFTQLTHQLYGILEKVICKYLEDENFRVHFGFDPLLEALILKDPGYEPDIPIGRFDIFYNFDSGRFQFCELNTDGSSGMIEQQELARIFKASTAIKEIEKTHTLQDFELFDSWVQIVKNKYAEFSRSNDLPQVALVDWFSGKIPSEFIEYQKAFQRAGCPTRVVDVRSLDYRDGKLYHENFRIDCVYRRLVTAEAMAHADACKPFFDAYLNGDVCVVGPFRSQIAHNKVIFALLHDVEKTPFLSEEDRDFIREHIPYTRIFDSGDPQMVMAARENKDQLVLKPMDKYASHGVRIGRDYTSEQWEGIIREEAGQDYLLQEFCIVPKLPMAFFNRENVRFIDSNYIIGLYLYDGKFQGIYTRAGTKNIIGSIVECFTVPNFVVR, encoded by the coding sequence ATGTCCACCGAACAATTATTTGAAAAATACCAGCAAAGGGTACTAGCCAACGCCGACACCTATATTGCTTCCTATAAGCAGGTTTTCGAGGAAGTCGCGCATTCCGTTGCCGAATATAAGGATAAACCGGTCGAATTTCTGTATCAGCCCATGTTTTTAACAGAGACCGATATCCGGCGTTTCACCCAATTGACCCACCAATTATACGGTATTCTGGAGAAAGTTATCTGCAAGTACCTCGAAGATGAAAACTTTCGGGTTCATTTTGGTTTTGATCCGCTCTTAGAAGCATTGATCCTTAAGGATCCAGGTTATGAACCGGATATTCCGATTGGCCGGTTTGATATATTCTACAATTTTGACAGCGGAAGATTTCAATTTTGTGAATTAAATACGGATGGCTCCTCCGGTATGATTGAACAGCAGGAATTAGCCCGAATCTTTAAAGCCTCGACGGCGATCAAGGAGATAGAAAAAACGCATACGCTTCAGGATTTTGAGCTATTCGATTCCTGGGTACAAATCGTCAAGAATAAATATGCCGAGTTCAGCAGAAGCAACGATCTGCCGCAGGTGGCACTCGTCGATTGGTTTTCGGGCAAGATCCCCAGTGAATTTATTGAATACCAGAAGGCATTTCAGCGGGCCGGTTGTCCGACGCGGGTCGTTGACGTACGATCATTGGATTATCGCGACGGCAAACTTTATCATGAGAATTTTCGCATCGATTGTGTTTATCGCCGCTTAGTCACCGCCGAAGCCATGGCTCATGCCGATGCCTGTAAGCCGTTTTTCGACGCTTATTTGAACGGCGATGTCTGTGTGGTTGGACCTTTCCGTTCACAAATCGCGCACAATAAAGTTATTTTTGCGCTTCTTCATGACGTTGAGAAAACCCCTTTCCTCTCAGAGGAAGACCGGGATTTTATTCGGGAACATATCCCCTATACACGGATTTTTGATAGCGGTGACCCGCAGATGGTAATGGCAGCGAGAGAAAATAAAGATCAGCTGGTGTTAAAACCAATGGATAAATATGCGTCCCACGGCGTTCGGATTGGCCGGGACTATACATCGGAACAGTGGGAGGGGATCATACGGGAAGAAGCCGGACAGGACTATCTATTGCAGGAATTCTGCATCGTCCCGAAACTCCCTATGGCCTTTTTCAACCGGGAAAACGTCCGGTTTATCGACAGCAACTATATCATTGGCTTATATCTCTATGACGGCAAGTTCCAGGGCATCTATACCCGAGCCGGAACGAAGAACATCATCGGCAGTATTGTAGAATGCTTCACCGTACCTAATTTTGTGGTTAGATAA
- a CDS encoding ABC transporter ATP-binding protein, producing the protein MLTINDLSKTYQPAKKEALKHINLDIQKGEFTALLGQNGAGKTTLINILGGNVLKTGGKVIIDGYDLDTQALATKRIIGIVPQETGYDSTFPLYETLKKQSGYFGIRKNTDTIDELLEALYLQDKRNANIRELSGGMKKRFLIAKALVHRPKILILDEPTAGVDIEMRHTLYDFLIRLHASGTTIILTTHYIEEAEKLCNRIVIIDSGQIVADEPKVQLMEKFSRRVTVSFQFEHAVTPGDMACLAEFDPHIIDNNRVQLTALKTDLATVMARISQHQLVYSDLTIEKPKLEDIYLSFIHREETGNGHTVL; encoded by the coding sequence ATGCTGACAATCAACGATCTGTCCAAAACCTACCAGCCCGCGAAGAAAGAGGCATTAAAACATATCAATCTCGATATCCAGAAAGGCGAATTTACTGCGCTGCTGGGTCAGAACGGAGCCGGAAAAACAACGCTGATCAATATTTTGGGCGGCAATGTGCTTAAAACCGGCGGTAAGGTCATCATCGACGGTTATGATTTGGATACCCAGGCGCTGGCGACCAAAAGGATCATCGGCATCGTCCCCCAGGAAACGGGATATGACTCGACGTTCCCCCTCTATGAAACACTGAAAAAACAGTCCGGCTATTTTGGCATCCGCAAGAACACGGACACCATTGACGAATTGTTGGAAGCGCTGTATTTGCAGGACAAACGCAACGCCAACATCCGGGAACTCTCCGGAGGGATGAAGAAACGCTTTCTGATCGCAAAAGCTCTGGTGCACCGGCCCAAAATACTCATTCTTGATGAGCCGACGGCCGGTGTTGATATCGAGATGCGGCATACGCTGTATGATTTTTTGATTCGATTGCATGCCTCCGGGACAACAATTATCCTGACCACCCATTATATTGAGGAAGCGGAAAAACTCTGCAACCGTATTGTGATCATTGACAGCGGCCAAATTGTTGCCGATGAACCCAAGGTGCAGCTGATGGAGAAATTCTCCCGCCGCGTGACGGTCAGCTTCCAATTTGAACATGCCGTAACGCCGGGGGATATGGCATGTTTAGCTGAATTTGATCCGCACATCATCGATAACAACCGGGTTCAGCTAACAGCCCTGAAAACGGATTTAGCCACGGTCATGGCGCGTATCTCGCAGCATCAGCTCGTATATAGTGATCTGACTATAGAGAAGCCTAAACTGGAGGATATTTATTTAAGTTTTATCCATCGTGAGGAGACTGGAAATGGGCACACTGTTTTATAA